A region from the Sphingobacteriales bacterium genome encodes:
- a CDS encoding glycosyltransferase: MKLSIVIVNYNVRYFLEQAIQSVYKSRANFDYEILVADNHSSDDSLKMLSEKFPAVHVITNTKNTGFSRANNQAIKISSGEYILLLNPDTIIQEDTLQQCVDFMDTHADAGGLGVKMYDGTGHFLPESKRGFPSPMAAFAKMSGMAKIFPKSRLFGQYHLTYLDHNQTHGVDVLSGDFLLLRRCVLEKTGLLDEAYFMYGEDIDLSYRIKKAGYKNYYFADTSIIHFKGESTKKGSLNYVRVFYNAMLIFAGKHVSGTNGKLLTLLLHIAIYIRAFFAVLQQLLERIGAPVLDMILITANLYALQLIWENYIRVQDRVTFPLTYFYINTPIYVAAWLFAMWLNGVYDKNAKWLRLLTGLSLGTLIISILYAFFPEFLRTSRGIIVVGYITNFLLLFLIRLTYRAINGDTSGYFSDIKNMIVVGTGKDAEDVWNFIQHTGLDRKYIGFLSGAREDSQSDKFLGIPETMEEMVSIFDVKEIIFCSNVVSTQTIIGAMSRMGGRVEYKIASGDSIIGSNSKDTAGDLYTFDIGYNLNKPLYRRMKRLFDVSVAITCVLSYPVLVLFLKRGISFLSNCIAVLANKKTWIGYDRKINTERSRQLPPLQNAVFVVSGGIPSENESIKEKLHIIYAKEYTPFKDIRILFRNLF, translated from the coding sequence ATGAAATTATCCATTGTCATAGTAAACTATAATGTCCGATACTTTCTGGAACAGGCGATTCAATCCGTTTACAAGTCCAGGGCGAATTTCGATTATGAGATTCTTGTAGCAGACAATCATTCATCGGATGATTCACTGAAGATGCTTTCTGAAAAATTTCCTGCAGTCCACGTCATTACCAATACAAAAAACACAGGATTTTCAAGAGCCAACAATCAGGCTATAAAAATTTCAAGCGGCGAATATATATTACTGCTGAATCCCGATACTATCATACAGGAAGATACGCTGCAGCAATGCGTAGATTTTATGGATACCCATGCCGATGCCGGAGGACTGGGTGTAAAGATGTATGACGGCACCGGTCATTTCCTGCCTGAGTCGAAGAGAGGATTCCCTTCACCTATGGCAGCTTTCGCAAAGATGAGCGGCATGGCGAAGATTTTTCCAAAGTCCAGACTTTTCGGCCAATATCACTTAACCTATCTAGACCACAACCAGACACATGGAGTGGATGTATTGTCAGGTGACTTCCTGTTGTTGCGCAGATGTGTGCTAGAAAAGACGGGGCTTCTGGACGAAGCCTATTTTATGTACGGGGAAGATATAGACTTATCCTACAGAATAAAGAAGGCCGGTTATAAAAACTATTACTTTGCCGATACGTCCATCATTCATTTCAAAGGAGAAAGCACCAAAAAAGGGAGCTTAAATTATGTACGGGTGTTTTACAATGCCATGCTCATCTTCGCCGGGAAGCATGTAAGCGGCACGAATGGAAAACTGCTCACCCTATTGTTACATATCGCCATCTACATCCGAGCCTTTTTTGCCGTTCTGCAGCAACTGCTCGAGAGAATCGGTGCACCGGTTCTGGATATGATTTTAATCACTGCGAATCTGTATGCATTACAGCTTATATGGGAGAATTATATCCGGGTACAGGATCGCGTTACTTTCCCTCTCACATATTTTTATATAAACACTCCGATTTATGTGGCAGCCTGGCTTTTTGCCATGTGGCTGAACGGCGTCTATGACAAGAATGCTAAATGGCTGCGCTTATTAACAGGCCTCAGTCTCGGCACACTGATCATATCCATTTTGTATGCCTTCTTTCCGGAATTTTTACGCACATCCAGAGGCATCATTGTGGTCGGATATATCACCAATTTTTTGCTGCTGTTCCTTATACGGCTGACATACAGAGCTATTAACGGGGATACGTCCGGGTATTTTTCTGATATTAAAAACATGATTGTTGTTGGAACCGGAAAAGACGCTGAGGACGTCTGGAATTTCATTCAACACACCGGACTGGACAGAAAGTATATTGGATTTCTGAGCGGTGCCAGGGAAGACAGCCAATCGGATAAATTCCTGGGCATTCCCGAAACAATGGAAGAAATGGTTTCCATCTTTGACGTGAAGGAAATTATTTTTTGCAGCAATGTTGTAAGTACCCAGACCATCATAGGCGCCATGAGCAGGATGGGTGGCAGGGTGGAATATAAGATTGCCTCCGGGGATTCGATTATCGGAAGCAATTCTAAAGATACTGCCGGGGATTTGTATACGTTTGATATCGGATACAATTTAAACAAACCACTATACCGGCGAATGAAGAGGCTGTTTGATGTTTCTGTTGCAATAACATGCGTACTTTCGTATCCGGTATTGGTTCTTTTCTTAAAAAGGGGAATTTCCTTTCTCAGCAACTGCATAGCTGTTTTAGCAAATAAAAAAACATGGATAGGCTATGACAGAAAAATCAATACGGAACGCAGCCGTCAACTACCTCCCTTACAGAACGCTGTCTTTGTCGTATCAGGCGGAATCCCGTCAGAGAATGAATCCATCAAAGAGAAGCTGCATATCATCTATGCTAAGGAGTATACGCCCTTTAAAGACATTCGGATACTTTTTCGAAACTTGTTCTAA
- the recR gene encoding recombination protein RecR: MQFPSKLIEDAVHAFATLPGIGKKTALRLVMHLLQHDVQDTKYLTESVLKMRQDIKFCIVCHNVSDGEICSICSGGYRDKSVVCIVENFRDIIAIENTRHYNGLYHVLEGLISPMDGIGPEQLNIQSLVKRLESGEIKEIIMALNPTIDGDTTIFYLSKLLSKFEVTITSIARGIAFGGELEYVDEITLARSIQARLPYENYMKNH; the protein is encoded by the coding sequence ATGCAATTCCCTTCAAAGCTGATAGAAGATGCCGTTCATGCGTTTGCCACCTTGCCGGGTATCGGCAAAAAGACCGCCCTTCGCCTGGTGATGCATTTATTGCAGCATGATGTGCAGGATACGAAATATCTTACAGAATCCGTTTTAAAGATGAGACAGGATATCAAATTTTGCATAGTCTGTCATAATGTATCGGACGGAGAGATTTGCAGTATCTGCTCAGGAGGCTACCGCGACAAGAGCGTGGTGTGTATCGTGGAGAATTTCCGGGATATCATTGCCATTGAAAACACCCGTCACTATAACGGATTGTATCATGTACTGGAAGGGTTGATTTCCCCGATGGATGGCATTGGTCCAGAACAGCTGAATATCCAGAGTCTGGTAAAACGCCTGGAATCAGGGGAAATCAAGGAAATCATTATGGCGCTCAACCCTACCATTGACGGCGATACTACCATCTTCTACTTATCCAAGTTATTATCCAAGTTTGAAGTTACAATCACGTCCATAGCCAGGGGTATCGCTTTTGGCGGTGAACTGGAGTATGTAGATGAAATTACGCTGGCACGCTCTATTCAGGCACGCCTTCCCTATGAGAACTACATGAAGAACCACTGA
- a CDS encoding sodium:solute symporter: MSSLVILSCIVLYFLMLIFIAYFTGKNANSASYFVGNKQSLWFVVAFGLIGDSLSGITYISVPGSVKAANFNYFQMVLGYVIGYWTISYVLLPLYYKMELTSIYTYLKNRIGPVSQRTGAFFFILSRVIGAGARLFLASIVLQRFVFDAFGVPFPVTVAIIISLMLLYTYKGGIKTLVWTDMMQSTFLLSGVILSILFIASQLNLSFGGIINSIKDSEYSQVFFWDWKAKNYFWKQFLGGAFIAICMTGLDQNMMQKNLSCKTLREAQKNINAFSIIVVFVNMLFLALGALLYIYASTRNIAVPERGDELFPFLAFNHLGAFAGLVFVIGLTAATFNSADSVLTTLTTSFYIDFLGKETDDAHDHKRLRILIHIGFAVFLFLVVLLFSLLNDQSMIFTVMDIAAITYGPLLGLFAFGILTKRQPNDKFVPLISIVSAGFCCFLYLSTKSKASWLNGYAIGQELLIINGLITFIGLWISSNPGVKIGCKAVKH, translated from the coding sequence ATGTCCTCGTTAGTAATACTGTCCTGCATTGTTTTGTATTTTCTGATGCTGATTTTCATTGCTTACTTTACTGGAAAAAATGCCAACAGCGCATCTTATTTTGTCGGCAACAAGCAGTCGCTGTGGTTTGTAGTGGCATTCGGATTAATTGGCGATTCTCTCTCCGGTATCACCTACATTTCTGTGCCGGGTTCTGTAAAAGCGGCCAATTTCAATTACTTCCAGATGGTACTGGGCTACGTTATCGGCTATTGGACGATTTCTTATGTGTTATTGCCATTGTACTATAAAATGGAATTGACTTCCATTTATACCTATTTAAAAAACAGGATCGGTCCCGTCTCTCAGCGAACGGGTGCATTTTTCTTTATTCTGTCCAGGGTGATTGGTGCAGGAGCCAGGTTGTTCCTGGCATCCATTGTGCTGCAACGGTTTGTGTTTGATGCTTTTGGTGTGCCATTTCCGGTAACCGTTGCGATAATTATTTCCTTAATGCTTTTATATACCTATAAAGGCGGCATAAAAACACTGGTTTGGACAGATATGATGCAGTCTACATTTCTGCTGTCCGGGGTAATATTATCTATTCTTTTTATTGCCTCGCAACTGAATCTGTCATTTGGCGGAATAATAAACAGCATAAAAGATTCTGAATACTCTCAGGTGTTTTTTTGGGACTGGAAAGCCAAGAATTATTTCTGGAAACAATTTTTGGGTGGAGCTTTCATAGCTATCTGTATGACAGGCCTTGACCAGAACATGATGCAGAAGAACCTGAGTTGCAAAACACTCCGGGAGGCACAGAAGAATATCAATGCATTCAGTATCATCGTTGTTTTTGTAAACATGCTTTTCCTGGCGCTGGGGGCTCTGCTTTACATCTATGCCTCCACCAGAAATATTGCCGTGCCTGAACGCGGAGATGAATTATTCCCGTTTCTGGCATTCAACCACCTGGGAGCATTTGCAGGGCTTGTATTTGTAATCGGCTTAACGGCTGCTACGTTTAACAGTGCTGACTCTGTTTTAACGACACTGACCACTTCCTTTTACATCGACTTCCTTGGGAAAGAAACGGATGATGCACATGACCATAAGCGATTGAGAATTCTGATTCATATCGGTTTCGCTGTATTCTTATTTTTAGTGGTTTTGCTATTCAGTTTATTGAATGACCAGTCGATGATATTTACTGTTATGGATATTGCAGCAATTACGTACGGACCATTGCTGGGTTTGTTTGCTTTTGGTATTTTGACTAAACGTCAGCCTAATGATAAATTCGTTCCGCTAATCAGTATTGTCAGTGCAGGATTTTGCTGTTTTTTATATCTTTCCACCAAAAGTAAAGCGTCCTGGCTTAATGGCTATGCAATTGGACAGGAATTGCTGATAATAAACGGGTTAATAACATTCATAGGCTTATGGATAAGCAGTAATCCGGGTGTTAAAATAGGTTGCAAAGCGGTAAAGCACTAA
- a CDS encoding TIGR00730 family Rossman fold protein, with protein MAENVFKIKEESMSLEDFKKKRPFKQRNWTQVNASNSWSMFRIMSEFVDAYDKMDKIGPCISIFGSARTKPDNPYYQLAVRVAERLSEEGYGVITGGGPGIMEAGNLGAQNKDGKSVGLNIELPFEQGHNPYIDHDKLISHHYFFVRKVVFVKYAQGFVYLPGGFGTFDELFEVMTLVQTKKIDRVPIVLMGASFWAGMLEWMRTEVLNNQHNIGENDFDLFLVTDDVEEAITYINNFYAEHDLAPNFS; from the coding sequence ATGGCTGAAAATGTGTTTAAAATAAAAGAGGAAAGTATGTCATTAGAAGATTTTAAGAAAAAGAGGCCTTTTAAACAAAGAAACTGGACACAGGTAAATGCGTCCAACAGCTGGAGTATGTTTCGCATTATGAGTGAATTCGTCGATGCGTATGATAAGATGGATAAGATTGGTCCGTGCATTTCCATCTTCGGCTCGGCTCGCACTAAACCGGATAACCCGTATTACCAGTTGGCGGTAAGGGTGGCAGAACGTTTGTCAGAAGAAGGGTATGGTGTTATCACCGGCGGCGGTCCTGGTATCATGGAAGCCGGAAATTTAGGTGCTCAGAACAAAGATGGGAAATCAGTGGGCTTGAATATCGAGTTGCCGTTTGAGCAGGGTCACAACCCGTATATCGACCATGATAAGTTGATCTCACACCATTACTTTTTTGTGCGCAAAGTGGTGTTTGTAAAATATGCGCAGGGGTTCGTGTACCTGCCCGGCGGCTTTGGTACGTTCGATGAATTGTTTGAAGTCATGACACTGGTTCAAACGAAAAAAATCGACCGGGTTCCGATTGTTCTGATGGGTGCTTCTTTCTGGGCGGGAATGCTGGAATGGATGAGAACGGAAGTGTTGAATAATCAACATAACATTGGTGAAAACGATTTCGACCTGTTTTTAGTAACGGATGATGTGGAAGAAGCGATTACCTATATCAATAACTTCTACGCTGAACATGATTTGGCACCAAATTTCTCTTAG
- a CDS encoding M23 family metallopeptidase, with product MQYYSTLFLWTVCCFSFSQDKASAFSKPMSLPFHLAGSFGEPRPDHFHSGIDIKTNGVEGEPVFSIYDGYVSRIKVSSVGYGKAIYITHPNGYTSLYAHLGRFSDVIEKFVHGQHYAKKQPEFDLYPDAGTFKVKQNDTIAFSGNTGGSTAPHLHFEIRDSKTEHALNPLDFYPKNFYTDTIPPQLNKVKLYTFNSRYYEAQTDVLPLKRSENFLTTDAPIVIDKYNFFCLSLEGFDKQDTSENKNGIYRIQMFINDTVLFGYTMNTIDFDKTRMCNAFVDYHEMMNDSGYFYNCCQLKNNTLAVYQNGNGFIRIKNKDTAEIAIHCYDYNENKTSIRLKVIRNDSEVPSDSRDMAGTILTDKKDSIRLNGVKITFPDKCFYDDVSLKTDLWYQPDNLLAPVYSISHPGGYIPLQKSFRMEFSTVIKKQRNKVTIVRTDADGQVTALPTKSTKTRFYTESRKLGTFFLSYDTTKPEVKILYPETERVKNKVIQVKIGDALSGIDSYNGYIDGKWVNFYYDAKNDLMEYVIDGNCPKGEHLLKIVVTDKTGNKTTVQQKFVY from the coding sequence TTGCAATACTACAGCACATTGTTCTTATGGACAGTATGCTGCTTTTCTTTTTCACAGGACAAGGCATCTGCTTTTTCCAAACCCATGAGCCTGCCGTTCCACCTTGCGGGTTCGTTTGGTGAGCCGCGTCCCGATCATTTTCATTCCGGTATAGATATCAAAACCAATGGTGTGGAAGGGGAGCCTGTTTTCAGTATATACGACGGATATGTTTCCCGAATCAAAGTGTCATCCGTTGGCTACGGAAAGGCGATTTATATTACACATCCGAACGGTTATACAAGTTTGTATGCACATCTTGGCAGATTCAGTGATGTCATAGAAAAATTTGTGCACGGACAGCATTATGCAAAAAAACAACCCGAATTTGATCTCTACCCGGATGCAGGAACGTTTAAAGTGAAGCAAAATGATACCATCGCTTTTTCCGGAAACACGGGCGGCAGCACAGCTCCGCATCTGCATTTTGAAATAAGGGACTCCAAAACAGAACATGCCCTCAATCCGTTGGATTTTTATCCAAAGAATTTTTACACGGATACAATTCCCCCTCAGCTAAATAAAGTAAAGTTGTATACGTTTAACAGCCGTTACTATGAAGCACAAACGGATGTATTGCCATTGAAACGGTCAGAAAATTTCCTGACGACAGATGCTCCGATTGTTATTGACAAGTATAATTTCTTCTGCCTGTCGCTGGAAGGTTTTGACAAGCAGGATACATCAGAAAATAAGAATGGCATTTATAGAATTCAAATGTTTATAAACGATACGGTTTTGTTTGGATACACGATGAATACTATAGATTTTGACAAAACGAGGATGTGTAATGCGTTTGTTGATTATCATGAAATGATGAATGACAGTGGATACTTTTATAATTGCTGCCAGTTGAAAAACAACACATTGGCGGTTTATCAGAACGGTAATGGTTTTATTCGGATAAAAAACAAGGATACGGCGGAGATAGCGATCCATTGTTACGATTATAATGAAAATAAAACCAGTATTCGGCTGAAAGTCATTAGAAATGACTCTGAAGTTCCATCGGATAGCAGAGATATGGCAGGAACCATACTAACAGATAAGAAGGATAGTATACGTTTAAATGGGGTTAAGATTACATTTCCGGATAAGTGCTTCTATGATGACGTTTCCTTAAAAACTGATCTATGGTACCAACCGGATAATTTGTTAGCTCCGGTATATTCCATCAGTCATCCGGGGGGTTATATACCACTGCAGAAATCCTTCAGAATGGAATTTAGTACTGTGATAAAAAAACAACGAAATAAAGTAACAATAGTTCGAACAGATGCTGACGGGCAGGTGACTGCTCTTCCGACAAAAAGCACAAAAACAAGATTTTATACAGAATCCAGAAAACTCGGTACGTTTTTCTTGTCTTATGATACAACTAAACCTGAAGTGAAAATCCTGTATCCAGAAACTGAAAGGGTAAAAAATAAAGTCATTCAGGTAAAGATAGGGGATGCCCTATCCGGCATTGACTCCTACAATGGATACATTGACGGCAAATGGGTTAATTTTTATTATGATGCAAAAAATGACCTGATGGAATATGTCATTGACGGAAACTGTCCCAAAGGTGAACATCTTTTAAAGATAGTTGTTACTGATAAAACCGGAAATAAAACCACTGTTCAGCAAAAATTTGTCTATTAA
- the bcp gene encoding thioredoxin-dependent thiol peroxidase: MLTEGTKAPKIKGVDFKDKTTVLYFYPKDDTPGCTANACDFRDNYQSLTKKGFTIIGVSPQDEKSHNKFKEKYSLPFELIPDTDKTIAQAYEVWGKKKFMGKEYEGILRTTFVINGKGMIEKIIDKVDTKNATKQLLEAVSK, from the coding sequence ATGTTAACCGAAGGAACCAAAGCACCTAAAATCAAGGGAGTCGATTTTAAAGACAAGACCACCGTACTTTATTTCTATCCAAAGGACGATACGCCGGGCTGTACTGCCAATGCGTGCGATTTCAGAGACAACTACCAGTCTCTGACCAAGAAAGGATTCACCATCATTGGAGTAAGCCCTCAGGATGAAAAATCGCATAACAAATTTAAGGAGAAATACAGCCTGCCGTTCGAGCTGATTCCGGATACGGATAAAACGATTGCTCAGGCATACGAAGTGTGGGGGAAGAAGAAATTCATGGGTAAGGAATACGAAGGAATACTACGCACTACTTTTGTGATTAACGGAAAAGGGATGATTGAAAAGATAATTGACAAGGTAGATACTAAAAATGCGACCAAACAACTTTTGGAAGCAGTATCTAAATAA
- a CDS encoding serine/threonine-protein phosphatase, which translates to MPEIVIWILFPIFRLVNLQETDIDTIALRELLQVKYNQLNALLEATKAINDNVSAEGLYQIYKFILNEQIRVKEIGLFMFDQAWKRAVWEKEEQDFFIPIQAHFQNYTTATELTADEQKIFGGFKYIVPVYHKTQPLALALLGDIHEDVSHQKNELLEFAQIFTNIITVAVENKRLFKKELEKKQFDKELDLASKVQGMLIPKKLPKNNMYEFAGLYLPYKGIGGDYYDVIHINKDEFVFCIGDISGKGVAAALVMANLQAYLNATLTLSMHGKKLIENLNQKIYSITNGENFITLFMAKYNILTRELLYFNAGHVPPILIAGDEVELLETGSTLLGIFEELPKIQFGKKILPPNTTIVCFTDGLTELENEEEEQFGTNRLLAFAKSNHRMSPDIFNKMLYDYIGKFKGNVLFNDDISVLTAKFM; encoded by the coding sequence GTGCCTGAAATAGTAATCTGGATTTTATTTCCTATATTTCGTTTAGTGAATTTACAGGAAACAGATATCGATACCATAGCCCTCAGGGAACTGCTACAGGTGAAATACAACCAGCTGAATGCATTGCTGGAAGCCACAAAAGCTATCAATGACAATGTATCGGCAGAAGGTTTGTACCAGATTTATAAGTTTATACTGAATGAACAAATACGGGTAAAGGAAATCGGGTTGTTTATGTTTGATCAGGCCTGGAAGCGTGCCGTATGGGAAAAAGAAGAACAGGATTTCTTCATCCCGATTCAGGCACATTTTCAGAATTATACGACTGCCACTGAACTGACTGCCGACGAACAGAAAATTTTCGGCGGCTTTAAATATATTGTTCCGGTTTACCATAAAACACAGCCTTTGGCGCTGGCATTGCTGGGAGATATACACGAAGATGTGTCGCACCAAAAAAATGAACTGCTGGAATTTGCCCAGATTTTCACCAATATCATTACTGTCGCGGTGGAAAATAAGCGGTTGTTTAAAAAAGAACTGGAGAAAAAACAGTTCGATAAGGAGCTTGATTTGGCCTCTAAGGTGCAGGGTATGTTGATTCCAAAGAAACTGCCCAAAAACAACATGTACGAATTTGCCGGTTTGTACCTGCCATATAAAGGAATCGGAGGCGACTATTACGATGTCATTCATATCAATAAAGATGAGTTTGTTTTTTGCATAGGGGATATTTCCGGCAAAGGCGTGGCGGCTGCTTTGGTGATGGCGAATCTGCAGGCGTATCTGAATGCCACACTGACATTGAGCATGCATGGTAAAAAACTGATAGAGAACCTGAACCAGAAAATTTATTCTATTACCAACGGGGAGAATTTCATCACGCTTTTTATGGCAAAATACAATATCCTTACACGCGAACTGTTGTATTTTAATGCTGGCCATGTACCTCCCATTCTGATTGCAGGGGATGAAGTGGAACTGCTCGAGACGGGTAGTACGCTGTTGGGTATCTTTGAAGAATTACCCAAAATACAATTCGGGAAAAAGATACTGCCACCCAATACCACCATTGTTTGTTTTACAGATGGATTGACGGAGCTGGAAAATGAAGAGGAGGAGCAATTTGGAACCAACCGACTGCTGGCTTTTGCAAAAAGTAATCACCGGATGAGCCCGGATATCTTTAATAAGATGCTGTATGATTACATCGGTAAGTTTAAAGGCAATGTACTTTTTAATGATGATATCAGTGTGCTGACGGCAAAATTTATGTGA
- a CDS encoding O-antigen ligase family protein, which yields MQTNTDFNAPKIADKYAGPLFWVFGLFTILCFSTGIYTEDYTLGILPFCLLFSVLALLNFRLVFFILLLTIPLSVETYIGSFGTDLPSEPILILLTGSILIYFLINPDELNQKSFRHPILMVLFGMFGWSIFVTFFSTDAVLSVKYLLAKSWYLSGFFLLPILLIRNEKSIRILFWCLFIPTFGSVLFILIKHATLHFNFDNIQKAVYPVYRNHVNYAVFITMFLPFLFLAKSWYPKHYVRHTVLRYSIPVFIAAIFLSYTRGAWLALIGMPFYILILRFKLTKLVLLAASVIAITFTGYMVSNNNYLKYSPDFEHTIYHDELGEHLTSTFEMEDMSTVERFYRWIAAVKLFKEHPFVGVGPNNFVTNYKQFTVTAYETYISDNEERSTVHNYFLLLLTEQGLPALLLYIILIGVILLTAEQIYTVSDAENRKYIAVVTLCIVAFLLNNTLSDLVEANKVGSLFLICLGLLVNFSTGQIKIESALNTEK from the coding sequence ATGCAGACAAATACGGATTTCAACGCACCTAAGATAGCAGACAAATATGCCGGTCCTTTATTCTGGGTATTCGGGCTATTCACGATCCTCTGTTTTTCCACCGGTATCTATACGGAAGATTATACACTTGGGATACTACCATTCTGCCTGTTGTTCTCTGTTCTGGCGTTATTAAATTTCAGACTCGTTTTTTTTATATTATTGCTTACCATTCCATTATCAGTCGAAACGTATATAGGCAGTTTCGGTACCGATTTGCCATCTGAACCCATCCTGATACTTTTGACCGGAAGTATCCTTATCTATTTTCTTATCAACCCTGACGAACTGAACCAAAAATCCTTCAGACACCCCATTTTAATGGTGTTATTCGGCATGTTTGGCTGGAGCATCTTTGTCACGTTCTTTTCAACAGACGCTGTTCTGTCCGTTAAATACCTGCTGGCAAAGTCCTGGTATCTGTCAGGGTTTTTCCTGTTACCGATCTTACTGATAAGAAATGAAAAATCCATTCGTATCCTTTTCTGGTGTTTATTTATTCCCACATTTGGCAGTGTGCTGTTTATCCTGATTAAACATGCCACCTTACACTTCAACTTTGACAACATACAAAAAGCCGTGTACCCCGTTTACCGGAATCACGTCAATTATGCCGTTTTCATCACCATGTTTCTTCCGTTTCTGTTTCTCGCCAAAAGCTGGTACCCGAAGCATTATGTCAGACATACTGTTTTAAGGTATTCCATTCCCGTGTTTATCGCCGCCATTTTTCTGTCTTACACCCGCGGCGCATGGCTTGCCCTGATTGGTATGCCATTCTATATTCTTATTCTGCGATTCAAACTAACCAAGCTTGTGCTCCTTGCGGCAAGCGTGATTGCCATTACATTCACGGGATATATGGTATCGAACAACAATTACTTAAAATATTCTCCGGACTTCGAACACACCATTTACCACGACGAATTGGGGGAGCACCTCACTTCCACCTTTGAGATGGAAGACATGAGTACTGTAGAACGATTTTACAGGTGGATTGCCGCCGTTAAATTATTTAAAGAACATCCTTTCGTCGGGGTGGGTCCGAATAATTTTGTCACGAACTACAAGCAATTCACCGTCACCGCTTATGAAACATATATCAGCGACAATGAGGAACGATCTACCGTACACAATTATTTTCTGCTGCTGCTCACCGAACAGGGGTTACCTGCTTTGCTCCTCTATATTATTTTAATCGGCGTTATATTGTTAACGGCAGAACAGATTTATACCGTCTCAGATGCAGAAAACCGGAAATATATCGCTGTCGTCACATTATGCATTGTAGCATTCCTGTTAAACAATACGCTCAGTGACCTTGTCGAGGCGAACAAGGTGGGTTCTCTGTTCTTAATCTGCCTGGGGCTATTGGTTAATTTCAGTACAGGACAGATAAAGATTGAATCAGCTTTAAATACAGAAAAATAA